Proteins from a single region of Ensifer adhaerens:
- a CDS encoding pilus assembly protein N-terminal domain-containing protein, whose amino-acid sequence MTMPFATGRATLFAFVIASLAPVVAAGAENDMMRVYMDHARVLKLDRPVSKVIIGNAEVADATVADARTIVITGRNFGTTNLVILDQDGNAIVDERILVSIDEGNTVRVYKQTSRTVLSCTPNCERHAERKTTGSTN is encoded by the coding sequence ATGACCATGCCATTCGCGACCGGCCGAGCCACCCTGTTTGCATTCGTGATCGCATCGCTCGCTCCGGTGGTTGCCGCTGGCGCAGAGAATGACATGATGCGAGTCTACATGGACCACGCGCGCGTGCTCAAACTCGACCGTCCGGTCAGCAAGGTCATCATCGGCAATGCCGAAGTCGCAGACGCTACGGTTGCCGACGCCCGAACCATCGTCATCACCGGCCGCAATTTTGGCACGACCAATCTGGTCATCCTCGACCAGGATGGAAACGCCATTGTCGATGAGCGGATTCTGGTGTCGATCGACGAAGGCAACACCGTGCGCGTCTACAAGCAGACGTCGCGTACCGTGCTCTCCTGTACGCCAAATTGTGAACGACACGCAGAACGTAAAACCACAGGTAGCACCAACTGA
- a CDS encoding Flp family type IVb pilin, giving the protein MKKIFARLMKDESGATAIEYGLIAALISVALIAGASTLGNALNTTFDGLGTKLTDSTGSL; this is encoded by the coding sequence ATGAAGAAGATTTTTGCCCGTCTGATGAAGGACGAGTCCGGCGCGACCGCTATCGAGTACGGCCTGATCGCCGCCCTCATCTCGGTTGCCCTCATTGCTGGCGCAAGCACCCTGGGCAACGCGCTCAACACCACGTTCGACGGCCTGGGCACCAAGCTTACGGATAGCACGGGCAGCCTCTAA
- a CDS encoding Flp family type IVb pilin, with product MAKIFRCLRRDDSGATAIEYGLIAALVSAALIAGATTLGNTLDSALNKIGSNIATSGKI from the coding sequence ATGGCGAAGATTTTCCGCTGCTTGCGGCGGGATGACAGCGGCGCAACTGCCATCGAGTATGGCCTGATCGCGGCGCTCGTTTCCGCAGCCCTGATCGCTGGTGCAACCACGCTTGGCAATACCCTCGATTCCGCGCTTAACAAGATCGGATCGAATATTGCGACAAGCGGCAAGATCTAA
- a CDS encoding A24 family peptidase, producing the protein MTEAAIFVVFPFCLGFAAFSDLLTMTIPNRVSVVLLGSFLVVALMAGLDFGEIGLHMAAALAVFAVCFGLFAANVMGGGDAKLLTASAVWFGFTPSLTAFLLYVAIFGGLLTLAILMLRRQENTILASGIPVPQLLLTAKKIPYGVAIALGGFAAYPASPLMEAAFARLS; encoded by the coding sequence ATGACTGAGGCTGCTATTTTCGTGGTTTTCCCATTTTGCCTTGGGTTTGCAGCCTTTTCAGACCTGCTGACCATGACGATTCCCAATCGCGTTTCGGTGGTGCTTCTGGGCAGTTTTCTTGTCGTGGCGCTGATGGCGGGACTCGATTTCGGGGAGATCGGCCTGCATATGGCTGCGGCCCTGGCTGTCTTTGCCGTGTGCTTCGGCCTGTTTGCTGCAAATGTCATGGGCGGCGGCGACGCCAAGCTCTTGACTGCCAGCGCCGTCTGGTTCGGGTTCACCCCGTCTTTGACCGCTTTTCTGCTCTACGTCGCCATTTTCGGAGGCTTGCTGACGCTTGCGATCCTGATGTTGCGCCGGCAGGAAAACACGATACTGGCGAGTGGCATCCCGGTTCCGCAGCTCTTGCTGACGGCCAAGAAGATCCCCTATGGCGTCGCAATCGCGCTCGGCGGCTTTGCTGCCTATCCGGCTTCACCGCTTATGGAGGCGGCCTTTGCGCGCCTTTCCTAA
- the cpaB gene encoding Flp pilus assembly protein CpaB, which yields MKPVRIIILAVAVLSAAMAGLLAMKLTRAPAPLTAEPLIERAPTINVLVASKSLPVGSRLGGDSIQWMAWPKDGVVDGLITDENQPSAIDDLTGAVVRLPIFNGEPVRHEKVADSSNRIMSSLLPAGKRAVATEITVATGAGGFILPNDRVDVIMVRKGGGELYLTETVLSNVRVLAIDQQVEEKEDGTKAVVGTTATLELTPDQSKVMTVAQQMAERISLALRSVADAQESDTDAADYLLSGDGQPSIQVIKSGSIVKSDGAVGQTQQ from the coding sequence ATGAAACCGGTTCGCATCATCATACTGGCGGTGGCCGTTCTATCGGCTGCAATGGCTGGTCTATTGGCGATGAAACTGACGCGCGCACCTGCGCCGTTGACCGCCGAGCCTCTGATCGAGCGGGCCCCGACTATCAACGTCCTGGTTGCCAGCAAGAGCCTGCCTGTCGGATCGCGCCTGGGCGGGGATTCCATCCAGTGGATGGCCTGGCCGAAGGACGGAGTGGTTGACGGCCTCATCACCGACGAAAATCAACCGTCAGCAATCGACGACCTCACTGGAGCCGTCGTGCGCTTGCCGATCTTCAACGGCGAGCCGGTCCGTCACGAAAAGGTTGCAGACTCGTCCAACCGCATCATGTCGTCGCTGCTGCCGGCAGGCAAACGCGCCGTTGCGACGGAAATCACCGTCGCCACCGGTGCCGGTGGCTTCATCCTTCCGAACGACCGGGTCGACGTCATCATGGTCCGCAAGGGCGGTGGTGAACTCTACCTGACCGAAACGGTCCTCAGCAACGTCCGTGTCCTGGCAATCGATCAGCAGGTCGAGGAGAAGGAGGACGGCACGAAAGCTGTCGTCGGCACTACGGCCACGCTGGAGCTGACGCCCGACCAGTCGAAAGTAATGACGGTCGCGCAGCAAATGGCCGAGCGCATTTCATTGGCGCTCCGAAGCGTCGCCGACGCACAGGAATCTGACACCGACGCCGCAGACTATCTGTTGAGCGGCGACGGCCAGCCGAGCATCCAGGTCATCAAGTCCGGGTCCATCGTCAAGAGCGATGGCGCCGTCGGCCAGACACAGCAGTAA
- a CDS encoding type II and III secretion system protein family protein, whose protein sequence is MYLPVPSVALAAASSVVRIVESGPGVKKKVSLGLNKAVVVDLPSDAHDILVADPSLADAVTRTSRRIYLFGKSVGQTNIFVFGPNGEEIVSLDIEVERDIANLQSNLRRFIPDAEINVEIISDNIVLTGTVRTPLDSTRAVDLAKAFLQGGEATTRNITAQGNNGDADIFAEDRQISQIVNLLTIDGDDQVNLKVTVAEVSRQVLKQLGFNGRVSDGESGIGFRNPANLGDAVGVGVNAIAKGTIGGTTISSYINAMEQAGVMRTLAEPSLTAISGQEAKFYVGGEFRMAGTQEVTTDKDTGEDKVTREVNDVEYGIRLNFKPVVLGPGRISLQIETNVSEPTYEGSVVTGNGKASVPGNTFLGIRRREASTSVELPSGGSIVIAGLVQDNIRQAMSGLPGAAKIPILGTLFRSKDFVRNETELVIIATPYLVRPVARSAISRPDDNFNPANDLDSYFLGRVNRIYGRPEAAAPAGRYHGNVGFIYK, encoded by the coding sequence ATGTACCTGCCGGTGCCGTCGGTCGCTCTGGCGGCCGCTTCTTCGGTCGTACGGATCGTCGAAAGCGGTCCTGGCGTGAAGAAGAAGGTCAGCCTCGGGTTGAACAAGGCCGTGGTCGTCGACCTGCCTTCGGACGCGCACGATATTCTCGTGGCGGATCCGTCGCTGGCCGATGCCGTGACGCGCACCTCGCGGCGCATCTACCTCTTCGGCAAGTCCGTCGGCCAGACCAACATCTTCGTCTTCGGTCCGAATGGCGAGGAGATCGTCAGTCTTGATATCGAAGTCGAGCGCGATATCGCCAACCTTCAGTCGAATTTGCGTCGCTTCATTCCGGACGCCGAGATCAATGTCGAGATCATCTCCGACAACATTGTGCTCACCGGAACAGTGCGAACACCGCTCGATTCCACCCGCGCCGTCGATCTTGCCAAGGCCTTCCTCCAGGGCGGTGAGGCGACCACGCGTAACATCACCGCCCAGGGTAACAATGGCGATGCCGACATCTTCGCCGAAGACCGGCAGATTTCGCAGATCGTCAACCTGCTGACGATCGACGGCGATGACCAGGTCAACCTCAAGGTCACGGTTGCCGAAGTCAGCCGCCAGGTGCTGAAGCAGCTCGGTTTCAACGGCCGCGTCAGCGACGGCGAAAGCGGCATCGGTTTCCGCAATCCGGCCAACCTCGGCGATGCGGTCGGTGTCGGTGTCAACGCGATTGCTAAAGGGACGATCGGCGGAACGACGATCTCGAGCTACATCAATGCGATGGAGCAAGCGGGCGTGATGCGCACGCTGGCCGAGCCGAGCCTGACGGCGATTTCCGGGCAGGAAGCAAAGTTCTATGTCGGCGGTGAATTCCGCATGGCGGGAACACAGGAAGTCACGACTGACAAGGATACCGGCGAAGACAAGGTCACGCGCGAAGTCAATGACGTCGAATACGGTATCCGCCTCAACTTCAAGCCCGTCGTCCTGGGCCCAGGGCGTATCAGCCTGCAGATCGAGACGAACGTCTCGGAACCCACCTATGAGGGATCGGTTGTCACCGGCAACGGCAAAGCCAGCGTTCCGGGCAACACTTTCCTCGGGATCCGCAGGCGCGAGGCTTCGACCAGCGTCGAACTGCCGTCCGGCGGCTCGATCGTGATCGCCGGCCTCGTCCAGGACAACATCCGCCAGGCGATGTCCGGCCTGCCGGGAGCGGCGAAGATCCCGATCCTCGGAACGCTGTTCCGCAGCAAGGATTTCGTGCGCAACGAGACCGAGCTCGTCATCATTGCTACGCCCTATCTGGTCCGTCCCGTCGCCAGAAGCGCGATCTCCCGGCCTGACGACAATTTCAATCCGGCCAATGATCTCGACAGCTACTTCCTTGGCCGCGTGAACCGCATCTACGGACGGCCGGAGGCGGCCGCTCCGGCTGGGCGCTACCACGGCAATGTCGGCTTCATCTACAAATAG
- a CDS encoding CpaD family pilus assembly protein, whose product MPLSTSSAFMRCTSRVAMLAIAGIFLASCGTKDNLATGSIPDDYRTRHPIVLAEGERAIDIPIASGDRRLTQGTRDVIAGFASEYRNSASGVVQIMMPRGAANSHAAQAMRREIRGVLVAAGVPAKRLLETSYDAGPYGDAAPIRLSYVAITAQTAPCGTWPEDLNLNTMENKNYYNFGCASQSNLAAQIANPTDLLGPRQTSPIDAEQRGQVISDWRGTNKSDGPVVIFN is encoded by the coding sequence ATGCCCCTGAGCACATCCAGCGCCTTCATGCGATGCACGAGCCGCGTGGCCATGCTGGCCATCGCCGGCATCTTTCTTGCGAGCTGCGGGACGAAGGACAATCTCGCTACCGGCTCTATTCCGGACGACTACCGCACGAGACATCCGATCGTGCTTGCCGAAGGCGAACGCGCCATCGACATCCCGATCGCATCGGGCGACCGTCGGCTGACCCAGGGCACACGCGATGTTATCGCTGGGTTCGCTTCCGAGTATCGCAATTCGGCAAGCGGCGTGGTCCAGATCATGATGCCGCGCGGCGCGGCCAACAGCCATGCGGCGCAAGCGATGCGCAGGGAAATTCGCGGCGTCCTGGTTGCCGCGGGCGTTCCCGCCAAACGCCTGCTCGAGACGAGCTACGATGCCGGACCTTACGGAGACGCGGCACCGATCCGCCTGAGCTACGTTGCGATTACCGCCCAGACGGCGCCTTGCGGCACCTGGCCGGAGGATCTGAACCTCAACACCATGGAAAACAAGAACTATTACAATTTCGGCTGCGCCTCACAATCGAACCTGGCCGCCCAGATCGCCAATCCGACAGACCTGCTCGGCCCGCGGCAGACGTCGCCGATCGACGCGGAACAGCGTGGCCAGGTGATCAGCGACTGGCGTGGAACCAACAAGAGCGACGGCCCGGTCGTCATCTTCAACTGA
- a CDS encoding AAA family ATPase: MNTIDYKIETGGEGDDPFFDQVRTGDLEQVRPLPRISIHAFCETNAMQQLMERCGRDRRMAKVSLRINSGSIDAAANMFATVSTPNLIILETSTEPRSLLSELAPLAEVCDPSTKVILVGKHNDIGLYRELIRNGISEYMVAPVSMPDILTAVSTIFVDPDAEPLGRSIAFIGAKGGCGSSVIAHNCAWGISSLFATETILADLDLPYGTANIDFDQDPPQGIAEAVFAPERLDEVFLDRLLTKCSDHLSLLAAPSMLDRAYDFETGAFHPILEILQRSAPVSVLDIPHLWTDWTRAVLAEADEVVITAIPDLASLRNTKNLLDAMKKLRPNDKPPHLVLNQVGMPKRPEITPSEFCDSLETEAVAVIPFDAALFGNASNSGRMIAEIDKKAPAAETFSQLAHLLTGRVTMKKARRGGLGKVLAALGRK; the protein is encoded by the coding sequence ATGAACACGATCGATTACAAGATCGAGACCGGCGGCGAGGGGGACGATCCCTTCTTCGACCAGGTGCGCACGGGCGATCTGGAGCAAGTTCGCCCGCTGCCGCGGATCTCGATCCACGCATTCTGCGAAACCAATGCGATGCAGCAGTTGATGGAGCGTTGCGGGCGGGATCGGCGCATGGCCAAGGTCAGCTTGCGCATCAATAGCGGAAGCATCGACGCGGCCGCAAACATGTTCGCGACCGTATCTACCCCCAATCTCATCATCCTTGAGACATCGACCGAACCGCGGTCGCTGCTGTCGGAGCTTGCACCGCTTGCGGAGGTCTGCGACCCGAGCACCAAGGTGATCCTCGTCGGCAAGCACAACGACATCGGGCTCTATCGCGAGCTCATCCGCAACGGCATTTCCGAATACATGGTCGCACCGGTGTCCATGCCGGACATCCTCACGGCCGTTTCGACGATCTTCGTCGACCCGGATGCCGAGCCGCTGGGCCGCAGCATCGCCTTCATCGGCGCAAAGGGCGGCTGCGGTTCGTCGGTGATCGCGCACAATTGCGCCTGGGGCATTTCCAGCCTCTTCGCGACCGAGACCATTCTCGCCGACCTCGACCTTCCCTATGGCACGGCGAACATCGATTTCGACCAGGATCCGCCGCAGGGCATTGCCGAAGCGGTGTTTGCGCCAGAGCGCCTGGACGAGGTGTTCCTCGATCGGCTGCTGACCAAATGTTCAGACCACCTGTCGCTGTTGGCCGCCCCCTCGATGCTTGACCGCGCCTATGATTTCGAGACCGGTGCCTTCCATCCGATCCTTGAAATCCTGCAGCGCAGCGCCCCCGTTTCCGTTCTTGATATTCCGCATCTGTGGACGGACTGGACCCGGGCCGTGCTCGCAGAAGCCGACGAAGTGGTGATTACGGCGATCCCCGATCTCGCCAGCCTGCGCAATACCAAGAACCTGCTCGATGCCATGAAGAAGCTCCGTCCAAACGACAAGCCGCCGCATCTGGTTCTGAACCAGGTCGGGATGCCGAAACGTCCGGAGATCACGCCGAGCGAGTTCTGCGATTCGTTGGAAACCGAAGCGGTCGCTGTCATTCCCTTTGACGCGGCCCTGTTCGGCAATGCTTCGAACAGCGGACGCATGATCGCGGAAATCGACAAAAAGGCGCCGGCGGCTGAAACGTTCTCACAGCTCGCGCATCTTCTGACCGGCCGGGTAACGATGAAGAAGGCTCGGCGCGGCGGACTTGGAAAGGTGCTTGCCGCGCTCGGCAGGAAATAG
- a CDS encoding CpaF family protein, translating to MFGKRGNEGFGKSGTPGPAVPPPVVAAQPVATERPAVPVLGEPTSVIPKIQPTSASPTRRRAARTEDYYDTKSQVFSALIDTIDLSQLAKLDTESAREEIRDIVNDIITIKNFAMSISEQEELLDDICNDVLGYGPLEPLLARDDIADIMVNGAGQTFIEVGGKVQESEIRFRDNAQLLSICQRIVGQVGRRVDESSPICDARLPDGSRVNVIAPPLAIDGTALTIRKFKKDKLTLEQLVRFGSVTAEGAVLLQIIGRVRCNIVISGGTGSGKTTLLNCLTRYIDADERVITCEDTAELQLQQPHVVRLETRPPNIEGEGEITMRDLIKNCLRMRPERIIVGEVRGAEVFDLLQAMNTGHDGSMGTIHANTPRECLSRMESMIALGGYSLPAKTVREIIAGSVDVIIQASRLRDGSRRITHITEVVGMEGDVIITQDLMRYEIDGEDAGGRIIGRHTSTGIGRPHFWDRARYFNEDKRLAATLDAMDKN from the coding sequence ATGTTTGGCAAACGCGGAAACGAAGGCTTCGGCAAGAGCGGTACCCCAGGTCCCGCCGTTCCTCCGCCCGTGGTTGCTGCGCAACCGGTGGCGACCGAACGCCCGGCCGTTCCGGTTCTCGGCGAGCCGACTTCCGTGATCCCGAAGATCCAGCCGACCAGCGCTTCGCCCACCCGGCGTCGCGCCGCGCGAACGGAAGACTATTACGATACGAAGTCGCAGGTGTTTTCGGCGCTGATCGACACGATCGATCTGTCGCAACTCGCCAAGCTCGATACCGAGAGCGCGCGCGAGGAAATCCGCGACATCGTCAACGACATCATCACGATCAAGAACTTCGCGATGTCGATCTCCGAGCAGGAAGAGCTGCTCGACGATATCTGCAACGACGTGCTGGGCTACGGTCCGCTCGAGCCCTTGCTTGCTCGCGACGACATCGCCGACATCATGGTCAATGGTGCCGGTCAGACCTTCATCGAAGTCGGCGGCAAGGTACAGGAATCGGAAATCCGCTTTCGCGACAACGCCCAGCTTCTGTCGATCTGCCAGCGCATCGTCGGCCAGGTCGGCCGTCGTGTGGATGAATCGAGCCCCATCTGCGACGCCCGCCTGCCGGACGGATCGCGCGTCAACGTCATTGCCCCGCCGCTCGCCATCGACGGCACGGCGCTGACCATCCGAAAGTTCAAGAAGGACAAGCTGACGCTGGAGCAGCTCGTCCGCTTCGGCTCGGTAACGGCGGAAGGGGCCGTCCTCCTGCAGATCATCGGCCGCGTCCGCTGCAACATCGTCATTTCCGGTGGTACCGGCTCCGGCAAGACGACGCTGCTCAATTGCCTGACGCGCTATATCGACGCCGACGAGCGGGTCATTACCTGTGAGGACACGGCCGAGCTGCAATTGCAGCAGCCGCATGTCGTGCGCCTGGAAACACGCCCGCCGAACATCGAAGGCGAAGGCGAGATCACCATGCGTGACCTCATCAAGAACTGCCTGCGCATGCGCCCAGAACGCATCATCGTCGGCGAAGTGCGCGGTGCCGAGGTCTTCGACCTGCTTCAGGCGATGAACACCGGCCACGACGGCTCGATGGGGACGATCCACGCCAATACGCCGCGCGAATGCCTGAGCCGTATGGAATCGATGATCGCCTTGGGTGGCTACAGCCTTCCAGCCAAGACCGTGCGTGAGATCATTGCCGGATCGGTTGACGTAATCATTCAGGCATCGCGTCTGCGCGACGGCTCCCGCCGCATTACCCACATCACCGAAGTGGTCGGCATGGAAGGTGACGTGATCATCACGCAGGACCTGATGCGCTACGAGATCGATGGCGAGGACGCCGGCGGACGCATCATTGGCCGCCACACGTCGACCGGCATCGGCCGGCCGCATTTCTGGGATCGCGCCCGCTACTTCAACGAGGACAAGCGTCTGGCCGCCACCCTTGACGCGATGGACAAGAACTAG
- a CDS encoding type II secretion system F family protein: MFGIDITVLALAALVAISAAALAYGLLFSRIESERKAEGRVRKVSAAETDRAKVKAARDRVSELSKRRKSVQDSLKELEKKQQERSAKSSPSMKVRLTQADLSMSLGRFYLFSVLFGAFAFLVALVMGAGPAIGLGIAVIAALGLPRWFVGFLIKRRCKKFLEEFPNALEIMVRSIKSGLPLNDALRLIAADGQEPVKTEFRRVVESQQVGLSVTDACARMINSIPLPEVNFFAIVIAIQAQAGGNLSEALGNLSKVLRERKKMRAKVSAMSMEAKASACIIGALPFIVALLVYLTSPEYMMVLFTDPRGHLIIGLGLFWMSVGIMVMRNMINFDI, encoded by the coding sequence ATGTTCGGCATAGACATCACCGTTCTGGCCCTGGCCGCTCTTGTCGCAATATCGGCGGCGGCGCTCGCCTACGGCCTTCTGTTCTCGCGTATCGAAAGCGAAAGGAAGGCGGAAGGCCGCGTCCGCAAGGTCAGCGCGGCCGAAACGGACCGCGCCAAGGTGAAGGCGGCGCGAGACCGCGTCAGCGAGCTGTCGAAGCGACGCAAGTCCGTCCAGGATTCGCTGAAGGAACTCGAGAAGAAGCAGCAGGAGCGCTCTGCCAAGTCTTCCCCTTCGATGAAGGTGCGACTGACGCAGGCGGACCTCTCAATGTCCTTGGGACGCTTCTATCTGTTCAGCGTTCTTTTCGGCGCCTTCGCCTTTCTCGTCGCCCTGGTCATGGGAGCCGGGCCCGCCATAGGCCTCGGCATCGCCGTGATCGCCGCCCTTGGCCTGCCCCGCTGGTTCGTCGGCTTCCTGATCAAGCGACGCTGCAAGAAGTTCCTGGAAGAATTTCCGAACGCTCTCGAGATCATGGTCCGCTCGATCAAATCGGGTCTTCCTCTCAATGACGCACTCCGCCTCATCGCCGCTGACGGGCAGGAGCCGGTGAAGACCGAATTTCGCCGCGTGGTGGAATCACAACAGGTCGGGTTGAGCGTGACCGATGCCTGTGCCCGCATGATCAATAGCATTCCCTTGCCGGAGGTGAACTTCTTCGCGATCGTGATCGCCATCCAGGCACAGGCGGGCGGCAACCTTTCCGAGGCTCTCGGCAACCTGTCGAAGGTTCTGCGCGAGCGCAAGAAAATGAGGGCTAAGGTCAGCGCGATGTCGATGGAGGCCAAGGCGTCGGCCTGCATCATCGGTGCCCTGCCGTTCATCGTTGCCTTGCTGGTTTACCTCACGTCACCCGAATACATGATGGTCCTGTTCACCGACCCACGCGGCCACTTGATTATCGGCCTCGGCCTCTTCTGGATGAGCGTTGGCATCATGGTGATGCGCAACATGATCAATTTCGATATCTGA
- a CDS encoding type II secretion system F family protein: protein MSMGLIKTLTDPNVVLAVLVSLAVLATFYSLIVPFFERGDLGKRMKSVASEREQIRARERARLADAQSGRASLRGQNNASIRQIVERLNLRTALMDDKTVNRLKTAGFRSQNALNTFLFARFCLPFLFLLVALVYIFGLGNFVEKPLMVRLFFAIGFAYLGFYAPNIIVANAVSKRQASIRRAWPDALDLLLICVESGVSMELAMRRVADEIAAQSQPLAEELVLTTAELSFLPERRAALENLGLRTGLDEVRSVVQALIQADRYGTPIAQALRVLAQESRDHRMTAAEKKAAALPPKLTVPMILFFLPVLVAVILGPAGIQVADKF, encoded by the coding sequence ATGAGCATGGGTCTGATCAAGACGCTGACCGATCCGAACGTTGTCCTGGCCGTTCTGGTTTCGCTTGCCGTGCTCGCGACCTTCTATTCGCTGATCGTGCCGTTCTTCGAACGGGGCGATCTCGGAAAGCGGATGAAGTCGGTTGCAAGCGAGCGGGAACAAATCCGTGCACGTGAACGGGCACGGCTTGCCGATGCGCAGAGCGGCAGGGCGAGCCTGCGTGGCCAAAACAACGCCTCCATTCGCCAGATCGTCGAAAGGCTCAATCTGCGCACGGCGCTCATGGATGACAAGACGGTCAACCGTTTGAAAACGGCCGGCTTCCGCTCACAGAATGCCCTCAATACCTTCCTGTTTGCGCGTTTCTGCCTGCCTTTCCTGTTTCTGCTCGTCGCTCTCGTCTACATCTTCGGACTCGGCAACTTTGTCGAAAAGCCGCTGATGGTGCGTCTCTTCTTTGCGATCGGTTTCGCCTACCTGGGCTTCTATGCGCCGAACATCATCGTCGCGAATGCCGTCTCCAAACGTCAGGCTTCCATCCGCCGCGCTTGGCCGGATGCGCTCGACCTTCTCTTGATCTGCGTCGAATCGGGTGTGTCGATGGAACTCGCCATGCGGCGTGTCGCTGATGAAATCGCAGCCCAGTCGCAGCCATTGGCGGAGGAACTGGTGCTCACGACAGCAGAACTTTCCTTCCTGCCCGAGCGTCGCGCGGCGCTTGAAAACCTCGGTCTTCGCACAGGCCTCGACGAGGTCAGGTCGGTCGTTCAGGCACTCATCCAGGCGGACCGCTACGGCACGCCGATCGCCCAGGCCTTGCGTGTTCTGGCGCAGGAAAGCCGCGATCATCGCATGACGGCAGCCGAGAAGAAAGCGGCCGCGCTGCCGCCGAAGCTGACGGTGCCGATGATCCTGTTCTTTCTGCCCGTGCTGGTCGCCGTCATCCTCGGGCCCGCGGGCATCCAGGTAGCCGACAAGTTCTAG
- a CDS encoding tetratricopeptide repeat protein — MAKRTTSPLKAAHLFQGAAMALVALSLAGCANQPKKELTTGSISRTSKPVQSMTATELSAAAESIGQAYEKNPRDREAGLNYANLLRMTGRNEQALAVMQQVAINNPSDREVLGAYGKAQAAAGQLDQALATISRAQTPDRPDWKLKSAEGAILDQLGRPQEARTRYREALELKPNEPSVLSNLGMSYLLTKDLRTAETYLKSAAAQPGADSSVRQNLALAVGLQGRFQEAETIARQELSSEQAEANVAYLRSMLSQQGAWKQLAKADEAKAAN; from the coding sequence ATGGCCAAACGCACGACTTCACCATTGAAAGCCGCTCATCTCTTCCAGGGCGCGGCGATGGCGCTGGTGGCGCTGTCGCTTGCCGGCTGCGCCAATCAGCCGAAGAAGGAGCTGACCACAGGCTCGATTTCGAGAACGTCGAAGCCGGTGCAGTCGATGACGGCGACCGAGCTTTCGGCGGCGGCCGAAAGCATTGGCCAGGCCTATGAAAAGAACCCTAGGGATCGCGAAGCGGGGCTCAACTACGCCAACCTCCTGCGCATGACCGGTCGCAACGAGCAGGCCCTCGCGGTCATGCAGCAGGTCGCCATCAACAATCCGTCGGACCGGGAAGTGCTCGGCGCCTATGGCAAGGCGCAGGCTGCGGCCGGACAGCTCGACCAGGCGCTGGCGACGATCAGCCGCGCCCAGACCCCGGATCGTCCCGACTGGAAGCTGAAATCGGCCGAGGGCGCGATCCTCGACCAGCTCGGACGCCCGCAGGAGGCGCGCACGCGCTACCGCGAAGCGCTCGAACTCAAGCCGAACGAACCGTCGGTGCTCTCCAACCTCGGCATGTCCTATCTTTTGACCAAGGATCTCCGCACGGCCGAAACCTACCTCAAATCGGCGGCAGCCCAGCCCGGTGCCGACAGCAGCGTGCGCCAGAACCTCGCACTGGCCGTCGGGCTTCAGGGCCGCTTTCAAGAGGCCGAGACCATCGCCCGGCAGGAGCTTTCCAGCGAGCAGGCAGAAGCAAACGTCGCCTATCTGCGCTCGATGCTCTCCCAGCAGGGAGCGTGGAAGCAGTTGGCCAAGGCTGACGAAGCGAAAGCTGCCAATTAA